In the genome of Hymenobacter taeanensis, one region contains:
- a CDS encoding NAD(P)-dependent oxidoreductase encodes MSLCLVIDDMHPSLPDYMQEIGVQLHYRPDLKAAEVPAALAAHPYDGLMVRSKLRITAELLAYGPQLRYVCRAGAGVDNIDEEALAAAGVTLLNAPEGNRDAVGEYTVGLLLALFRNIVRADQEVHAGQWRREANRGEEIGGKTIGLVGYGHMGKAFARRLQAFDCTVLAYDHDPNCEANHHATLVSLPELQARAEVLSLHIPYSAANHHFVNEDFLRAFKNPLWLLNTARGEVLDHAALVQGLRDGQIRGAALDVLENEKLGTLNPEQQARFDYLSSAPSVLLSPHIGGWSFQSYRRINEVLARKLKAFLGAQEVA; translated from the coding sequence ATGTCCCTCTGCCTCGTCATCGACGATATGCACCCGAGCCTGCCCGACTACATGCAGGAAATTGGGGTGCAGCTGCACTACCGTCCTGATCTGAAAGCCGCGGAGGTGCCTGCCGCGCTGGCTGCTCACCCGTATGATGGCCTGATGGTGCGCTCGAAGCTGCGCATCACGGCCGAGTTGCTGGCCTACGGGCCACAGTTGCGCTACGTGTGCCGGGCCGGAGCCGGGGTCGATAATATTGACGAGGAAGCGCTGGCTGCCGCGGGCGTCACGCTGCTGAATGCCCCCGAAGGCAACCGTGATGCGGTGGGTGAGTATACCGTAGGCCTGTTACTGGCGCTGTTTCGCAACATTGTGCGGGCCGATCAGGAAGTGCACGCGGGACAGTGGCGGCGCGAAGCCAACCGAGGCGAGGAAATAGGAGGAAAGACCATTGGACTGGTAGGCTACGGACACATGGGCAAGGCCTTTGCCCGCCGCCTGCAGGCTTTCGACTGCACCGTACTGGCCTACGACCATGACCCGAACTGCGAAGCCAACCACCACGCCACGCTCGTGAGCCTACCGGAGCTACAGGCCCGGGCCGAGGTGCTGAGCCTGCACATTCCGTATTCAGCGGCCAATCATCATTTCGTAAACGAAGATTTCCTGCGGGCTTTCAAAAACCCGCTGTGGCTGCTCAACACGGCCCGCGGCGAAGTACTCGACCACGCAGCGCTGGTACAGGGCCTGCGGGATGGGCAGATTAGGGGAGCGGCCCTGGATGTGTTGGAGAATGAGAAGCTTGGAACCCTAAACCCTGAGCAGCAAGCGCGCTTCGACTATTTGTCTTCAGCGCCTAGTGTACTTCTGTCGCCCCACATCGGTGGCTGGAGTTTCCAGTCGTATCGGCGGATTAATGAGGTGCTGGCCCGGAAGCTAAAAGCATTTTTAGGTGCCCAGGAAGTAGCCTAG
- the rsmA gene encoding 16S rRNA (adenine(1518)-N(6)/adenine(1519)-N(6))-dimethyltransferase RsmA: MDSVKAKKHLGQHFLADPNIARNIVEALRLPDGVTEVLEIGPGMGVLTETLLQHPEYRTSVVEIDRESVAYLQKHFPALEDRIYSQDFLKMDLGKLYDNQPLTIIGNFPYNISSQIYFQVLAHRQQVRECVGMIQKEVADRLAEGPGTKTYGILSVLLQAFYTIEYLFTVPPHVFNPPPKVQSAVIRLTRNNTEKLACDEKLFFKVVKQAFQTRRKTLRNALKPFGMPAETTTDPIFDKRAEQLSVADFVGLTNRVEQNRVVA, from the coding sequence ATGGATTCCGTTAAAGCCAAAAAACACCTCGGGCAGCACTTTCTGGCTGATCCGAACATTGCTCGCAACATTGTGGAGGCCCTGCGACTGCCCGATGGCGTAACGGAAGTGTTGGAGATTGGGCCCGGCATGGGCGTACTTACTGAAACGCTACTCCAGCACCCGGAGTACCGGACCTCGGTGGTTGAAATTGACCGGGAGTCGGTGGCGTATCTGCAAAAGCATTTTCCGGCTCTGGAAGACCGGATTTATTCCCAGGACTTCCTGAAGATGGATCTGGGCAAGCTGTACGATAATCAGCCCCTGACCATCATCGGCAACTTTCCTTACAACATCAGCAGCCAGATTTACTTCCAGGTGCTGGCTCACCGCCAGCAGGTTCGTGAGTGCGTGGGCATGATTCAAAAGGAGGTAGCCGACCGCCTCGCTGAGGGGCCCGGCACCAAAACCTACGGCATTCTAAGCGTGCTGCTGCAGGCATTTTACACCATTGAGTATCTGTTCACGGTGCCTCCGCACGTCTTCAACCCGCCGCCCAAAGTGCAGTCGGCCGTTATCCGCCTGACGCGCAACAACACGGAGAAGCTGGCCTGCGACGAGAAGCTATTCTTTAAAGTAGTCAAGCAGGCCTTCCAAACCCGCCGCAAAACGCTGCGCAATGCCCTGAAGCCCTTCGGAATGCCCGCTGAAACCACCACAGACCCCATCTTCGATAAGCGAGCCGAGCAGCTAAGCGTGGCTGACTTTGTGGGGTTGACTAATCGAGTAGAGCAGAACAGAGTGGTGGCCTAG
- the accB gene encoding acetyl-CoA carboxylase biotin carboxyl carrier protein, protein MKAKELQELIDFIAKSGLNKVNIETEEFKISVQRDPSYKPVVSMSAPAAAPAPAAAPAAAPAQAAPAAAPATAAASATEAASGGNHVPLKSPMIGTFYRSSGPDAPAFVQVGDLVEKGQVICIIEAMKLFNEIEAEQSGRIVKAMVENASPVEYDQPLFLIEPM, encoded by the coding sequence ATGAAAGCCAAAGAATTACAGGAACTGATCGACTTTATTGCGAAGTCGGGTCTGAACAAAGTGAACATTGAAACGGAGGAGTTTAAAATCTCCGTTCAGCGCGACCCCAGCTACAAGCCCGTAGTGAGCATGTCGGCTCCCGCGGCAGCGCCAGCTCCGGCCGCAGCGCCCGCTGCTGCTCCAGCTCAGGCGGCCCCGGCAGCAGCTCCCGCTACGGCGGCGGCCTCAGCTACGGAAGCTGCCAGCGGCGGCAACCATGTTCCGCTGAAGTCGCCCATGATTGGCACGTTCTACCGCAGCAGCGGCCCCGACGCCCCTGCCTTTGTGCAAGTTGGAGACTTAGTTGAGAAGGGTCAAGTGATTTGCATTATCGAAGCCATGAAGCTGTTCAACGAAATTGAGGCTGAGCAATCAGGCCGCATCGTGAAAGCCATGGTGGAAAATGCTTCGCCGGTTGAGTACGACCAGCCATTGTTCCTCATTGAGCCAATGTAA
- a CDS encoding beta-ketoacyl-ACP synthase III — MKITAAITGVGSYVPDYVLTNQELETMVDTTDEWIMSRTGIQERHILKGEDQGTSVMGIKAVERLLAKTGVAASDIDLLICATTTPDLVFPATANIISAAIGATKAFSFDMQAACSGFMYALATGSQFIATGTYKKVVVVGADKMSSIIDYTDRSTCIIFGDGAGAVLLEPNTEGLGLLDQELHSDGNGEQYLHQKAGGSRRPPSAETVAKREHYVYQEGAAVFKFAVKNMADVAAQVSERNGLTADTIDWLVPHQANKRIIDATANRVGIGPEKVMLNIHRYGNTTNGTIPLCLADYEQKLRKGDNLIIAAFGGGFTWGSLYLKWAYDPKPDPSAA, encoded by the coding sequence ATGAAGATTACCGCTGCCATTACTGGAGTGGGCTCTTATGTGCCCGACTACGTGCTCACAAATCAGGAACTTGAAACGATGGTTGACACAACCGACGAGTGGATTATGAGCCGAACCGGGATTCAGGAGCGACATATTCTGAAAGGTGAAGATCAGGGCACTTCCGTGATGGGCATTAAAGCCGTAGAGCGGCTACTGGCTAAAACCGGCGTAGCCGCCTCGGATATAGACCTGCTCATCTGCGCCACTACCACGCCTGATCTGGTTTTTCCGGCAACTGCCAACATCATCTCGGCTGCTATTGGCGCTACAAAAGCATTTAGCTTCGATATGCAGGCCGCCTGTTCAGGCTTCATGTATGCGCTGGCCACCGGCTCTCAATTTATAGCCACGGGCACTTACAAAAAGGTAGTAGTAGTTGGCGCCGACAAAATGTCGAGCATCATTGACTACACTGACCGCTCCACCTGCATCATCTTCGGTGATGGCGCGGGTGCAGTGCTCTTGGAGCCCAACACTGAGGGTCTGGGGCTCCTGGACCAGGAACTCCATTCCGATGGTAATGGCGAGCAGTACCTGCACCAGAAAGCCGGCGGCTCCCGCCGGCCGCCCTCTGCCGAGACCGTAGCCAAGCGCGAACATTACGTGTATCAGGAAGGAGCCGCTGTGTTCAAGTTTGCCGTGAAAAATATGGCCGACGTAGCAGCGCAGGTTTCCGAGCGCAACGGGCTCACCGCCGATACCATTGACTGGCTGGTACCTCACCAGGCCAATAAGCGTATTATTGATGCTACGGCTAACCGCGTAGGCATCGGCCCCGAGAAAGTGATGTTAAATATTCACCGGTACGGTAACACCACCAACGGTACCATTCCGTTGTGCCTGGCTGATTATGAGCAAAAGCTCCGCAAGGGCGACAACCTGATTATTGCTGCATTTGGTGGCGGCTTTACCTGGGGTTCCCTGTACCTGAAATGGGCCTACGACCCCAAGCCCGACCCTTCCGCTGCGTAA
- a CDS encoding YceD family protein — MKKDSQYDLNIAKLADKTHHFAFELDRAFFEQFDQELIPDGKVHADVTLTKTDRLLTLDFDLHGTVRQICDRSLDEYDQEVDAQEQLLVRYGDQNLELDDNVLQITPDTQTLPIAQHLFDYIGLALPMKKLHPRFQNEPDENPDADAKLIFTTRQDGDDDDDSDDTDPRWNALRNLN, encoded by the coding sequence GTGAAAAAGGATTCTCAATACGACCTCAATATCGCCAAGCTGGCTGATAAAACGCACCATTTTGCGTTTGAGCTCGACCGTGCCTTTTTTGAGCAGTTTGACCAGGAGCTCATTCCGGATGGCAAAGTACATGCGGATGTAACGCTCACTAAAACGGACCGTTTGCTGACCCTGGACTTTGACCTGCACGGCACCGTGCGCCAGATCTGCGACCGGAGCCTTGACGAGTACGATCAGGAGGTGGATGCTCAGGAGCAGCTGCTGGTGCGCTACGGCGACCAGAATCTGGAGCTGGATGATAACGTGCTGCAAATCACTCCCGACACCCAGACCCTGCCCATTGCGCAGCACCTGTTTGACTACATCGGTCTGGCCCTTCCCATGAAGAAGCTGCACCCGCGCTTCCAGAATGAGCCCGATGAAAACCCCGATGCCGATGCCAAGCTCATCTTCACCACCCGCCAGGATGGCGACGATGACGATGACAGCGATGACACGGACCCGCGTTGGAATGCGCTACGCAACTTGAACTAA
- the plsX gene encoding phosphate acyltransferase PlsX: MKIALDAMGGDFAPQAAVDGAVLAAKALAGKAQIVLIGQEDAVRPLLQQHGADAENLILVSASQIIEMGEHPAKAYQQKQDSSIAVGYRMLHAGEVEAFCSAGNTGAMLVGAMFSVKPVPGVMRPAIANFVPKLHGGLGILLDVGANAECKPEMLEQFGELGSLYAQYVLGIERPKVGLMNLGEEEGKGTAITQATHQLLKVNPHIHFIGNIEGRDLFNDKADVIVCDGYTGNVMLKMAESIYDIMAEKQMLLDPFFNKFNYEAVGGSPILGINDNAIIGHGVSTPTAICNMLHQGYQMASSGISDQIKNTFKS, encoded by the coding sequence ATGAAGATAGCCCTGGACGCAATGGGGGGTGATTTTGCCCCTCAAGCTGCCGTCGATGGTGCTGTGCTGGCGGCAAAAGCGCTGGCGGGCAAGGCACAAATTGTGCTCATCGGCCAGGAAGATGCTGTACGCCCTCTGCTTCAGCAACACGGCGCCGATGCCGAAAACCTGATTCTGGTGTCTGCTTCGCAGATTATCGAAATGGGTGAGCACCCGGCTAAAGCCTACCAGCAAAAGCAGGATTCCAGTATTGCCGTGGGCTACCGGATGCTGCATGCCGGAGAGGTAGAAGCTTTCTGCTCCGCCGGCAACACGGGCGCCATGCTTGTGGGTGCCATGTTTAGCGTGAAACCAGTACCCGGCGTGATGCGCCCTGCCATTGCCAACTTCGTTCCGAAGCTGCATGGTGGCCTAGGCATTTTGCTGGACGTGGGCGCTAACGCAGAATGCAAGCCCGAAATGCTGGAGCAATTCGGCGAACTGGGCTCCCTGTACGCACAGTACGTATTGGGCATTGAGCGTCCGAAAGTTGGCCTTATGAATTTGGGCGAAGAGGAAGGTAAAGGCACTGCCATTACCCAAGCCACGCATCAGCTGCTGAAAGTGAACCCACACATTCACTTCATTGGCAATATTGAAGGCCGGGATCTGTTCAACGACAAGGCCGACGTGATTGTGTGCGACGGCTATACGGGCAACGTGATGCTGAAAATGGCCGAGTCGATTTACGACATCATGGCTGAGAAACAGATGTTGCTGGACCCATTCTTCAACAAATTCAACTACGAAGCCGTGGGTGGTTCCCCCATCCTGGGCATCAACGACAACGCCATTATCGGGCATGGAGTAAGCACGCCTACTGCTATCTGCAATATGCTGCACCAAGGTTACCAGATGGCTAGCTCTGGCATTTCCGACCAGATAAAAAATACCTTTAAGTCCTAA
- a CDS encoding helix-turn-helix domain-containing protein: protein MTLHTPADYRTALRRLDALVAAGFEGNAVLEAEFQELVVALDTYEGKLGLLPIPNLPTSLAEMIELKRQQMRLKQKELAQLLEVPAGRLSQILSGKRRVTLDLAKRLYERLGIPPDFILKNA, encoded by the coding sequence ATGACGCTGCACACTCCCGCTGACTACCGCACTGCCTTGCGCCGACTTGACGCACTGGTAGCTGCTGGCTTCGAGGGTAATGCGGTATTGGAGGCAGAATTTCAGGAATTGGTGGTGGCTCTTGATACCTATGAGGGCAAGCTAGGCCTATTGCCTATTCCGAACCTGCCCACCTCTCTGGCAGAGATGATTGAGCTGAAGCGCCAGCAAATGCGCCTCAAGCAGAAGGAGCTAGCCCAGTTGTTAGAAGTGCCTGCGGGTCGGCTTTCGCAGATTTTGAGCGGCAAACGCCGTGTGACGTTGGACTTAGCGAAACGGCTGTATGAGCGGCTTGGTATTCCGCCAGATTTCATTCTGAAGAACGCCTAA
- the rpmF gene encoding 50S ribosomal protein L32: MAHPKRRQSSTRRDKRRTHDKLHPKAISICSNTGELHLRHKAYVVDGDLYLNGKVAIKDYAPVAAAVATDNDEE, from the coding sequence ATGGCACATCCTAAGCGCCGGCAATCCTCAACCCGCCGCGACAAGCGTCGCACCCACGATAAGCTGCACCCCAAGGCTATCAGCATCTGCTCTAACACGGGCGAGCTGCACCTGCGTCACAAAGCGTACGTTGTTGACGGCGACCTGTATCTGAATGGCAAAGTTGCTATCAAAGATTACGCTCCCGTAGCAGCTGCTGTTGCTACCGACAACGACGAAGAATAG
- the pdxA gene encoding 4-hydroxythreonine-4-phosphate dehydrogenase PdxA, with amino-acid sequence MLPRIGISVGDLAGIGPEIIYKTFLDQRLLKFCTPVVYGTATVLFDEFPVDPQAEPLTFRQVREAADIAPGKHNAVTCWDDDFHLTPGQPTQASGTAARQSLLAAARDLKAGLLDALVTAPISKENTQADDFRYPGHTEFLTTFFEAPESLMLLATEDLRVATVTGHIPLKEVPTRLTQELLTTKLRILINSLKQDFGIEKPRVAVLGLNPHAGENGLLGSEEADVVTPVLQQFQQEGHLAYGPFPADGYFGTRQFRQFDATLSLYHDQGLIPFKTIAFERGVNFTAGLPVIRTSPDHGTAYGIAGQYKADPTSFREALYMACEMVKQRKALAEIKPLIPGPAPRSSRYE; translated from the coding sequence ATGCTTCCACGCATTGGTATATCCGTCGGCGACCTGGCCGGCATCGGCCCGGAAATCATCTACAAAACTTTCCTTGATCAGCGGCTGCTCAAGTTTTGTACGCCCGTGGTCTACGGCACCGCCACCGTACTCTTTGATGAGTTTCCGGTTGACCCGCAGGCGGAGCCCCTTACCTTCCGGCAGGTACGTGAAGCCGCAGACATTGCCCCCGGCAAGCACAACGCCGTAACCTGCTGGGACGATGACTTCCACCTCACGCCCGGCCAGCCTACCCAGGCCAGCGGCACCGCGGCCCGCCAGAGTCTGCTCGCCGCCGCCCGCGACCTGAAAGCCGGATTGCTCGACGCCCTCGTTACGGCCCCCATCAGCAAAGAGAATACGCAGGCTGATGACTTCCGCTACCCTGGCCACACCGAGTTTCTGACCACTTTCTTCGAGGCCCCCGAAAGCCTCATGCTCCTGGCCACCGAAGACCTGCGCGTAGCTACCGTCACGGGCCATATTCCCCTCAAGGAGGTGCCTACTCGCCTCACGCAGGAGCTGCTTACCACTAAACTGCGCATCCTGATTAACTCCCTGAAGCAGGATTTTGGCATTGAGAAGCCGCGCGTAGCCGTGCTGGGCCTCAACCCGCACGCCGGCGAAAATGGCCTGCTGGGCAGTGAAGAAGCCGACGTAGTAACGCCCGTGCTTCAGCAGTTTCAGCAGGAAGGTCATCTGGCCTACGGGCCATTCCCGGCCGATGGCTACTTTGGCACCCGCCAGTTCCGCCAGTTCGATGCTACGCTGTCGCTCTATCATGACCAGGGCCTGATTCCCTTCAAAACCATTGCCTTTGAGCGCGGCGTGAACTTCACGGCGGGCTTGCCGGTAATTCGCACCTCGCCTGATCATGGCACAGCCTACGGTATAGCGGGCCAGTACAAAGCTGATCCCACTTCCTTCCGTGAAGCCCTCTACATGGCCTGTGAGATGGTAAAGCAGCGGAAAGCACTAGCCGAAATCAAGCCCTTGATTCCGGGTCCGGCACCCCGTAGCAGTCGCTACGAGTAA
- the accC gene encoding acetyl-CoA carboxylase biotin carboxylase subunit yields MFKKILIANRGEIALRIIRTCKEMGIKTVAVYSTADKESLHVRFADEAVCIGPPSSAQSYLSIPTLIAAAEITNADAIHPGYGFLSENAEFSRVCQENGIKFIGASPEMINQMGDKASAKATMIAAGVPCIPGSVGLLDSVEQGKKVAAKIKYPVILKATAGGGGRGMRIINSEEDFEKAWNDARTEAKAAFGNDGVYLEKFVEEPRHIEIQVCGDQFGRVCHLSERDCSIQRRHQKLVEEAPSPFMTDELREKMGKAAIAGASAIGYEGVGTIEFLVDKNRDFYFMEMNTRIQVEHPVTEEIINYDLIKEQIKVAAGIPISGSNYYPKMHAMECRINAEDPTKDFRPSPGKITVLHIPGGHGVRVDTHVYAGYQIPSNYDSMIAKLITVAQTREECIVKMKRALSEFVVEGVKTTIPFHLKLMDNAKFKDGDFTTKFLETSFDFSEL; encoded by the coding sequence GTGTTCAAGAAAATATTGATTGCCAACCGGGGCGAAATTGCATTGCGCATTATTCGTACCTGCAAGGAAATGGGCATTAAAACGGTGGCCGTTTATTCTACTGCCGATAAGGAAAGCCTCCACGTACGCTTTGCCGACGAAGCCGTCTGCATTGGTCCGCCCTCCTCCGCTCAGAGCTACCTGAGTATTCCCACCCTGATTGCTGCGGCCGAGATTACCAACGCCGACGCTATTCATCCGGGCTATGGTTTCCTCTCGGAAAACGCTGAATTTTCTCGCGTATGCCAGGAGAACGGTATCAAGTTCATCGGGGCTTCGCCCGAGATGATCAATCAGATGGGTGATAAGGCCTCGGCCAAAGCCACGATGATTGCCGCTGGCGTGCCCTGCATTCCTGGCTCCGTAGGCCTGCTCGACTCAGTGGAGCAAGGCAAGAAAGTTGCCGCTAAAATTAAGTACCCCGTTATTCTGAAGGCAACCGCTGGTGGCGGTGGCCGCGGTATGCGCATCATCAACTCCGAAGAGGACTTTGAGAAGGCATGGAACGATGCGCGCACCGAGGCCAAAGCAGCATTCGGTAACGATGGCGTGTATCTAGAGAAATTTGTGGAAGAACCTCGCCACATCGAGATTCAGGTGTGCGGCGACCAGTTCGGCCGCGTGTGCCACCTCTCTGAGCGTGACTGCTCCATCCAGCGCCGCCACCAGAAGCTAGTCGAAGAAGCACCTTCACCGTTCATGACGGATGAGCTACGGGAGAAGATGGGCAAGGCCGCCATTGCGGGCGCCTCGGCTATTGGTTACGAAGGCGTGGGCACCATTGAATTCCTGGTTGACAAAAACCGTGACTTCTATTTCATGGAGATGAACACCCGTATTCAGGTGGAGCACCCCGTGACGGAGGAAATCATCAACTATGACCTCATCAAAGAGCAAATAAAGGTAGCAGCTGGCATCCCGATTTCGGGCAGCAACTACTACCCCAAAATGCACGCTATGGAGTGCCGCATTAATGCCGAGGATCCAACCAAGGATTTCCGTCCTTCGCCCGGCAAAATCACGGTGCTACACATTCCTGGCGGCCACGGTGTACGCGTAGATACCCACGTATATGCGGGCTACCAGATTCCGTCTAACTACGACTCCATGATTGCTAAGCTCATCACCGTGGCGCAAACCCGTGAGGAGTGTATCGTGAAGATGAAGCGGGCCCTGTCAGAATTCGTAGTCGAAGGTGTGAAGACTACCATTCCCTTCCATTTGAAGTTGATGGACAACGCCAAGTTCAAGGACGGTGACTTTACCACGAAGTTCTTGGAAACTTCATTCGACTTTTCAGAGCTATAG
- the efp gene encoding elongation factor P — protein MATTADFRNGLVLNYNGELHVITEFQHVKPGKGPAFVRTKLRNIKTGRVLDNTFNAGVKVETARVEQRPHQYLFKDEYGYTFMDNETFEQVVLPEAMVPFADLMKEGQVATILFHAETEQPLTAELPTTVELVVTYTEPGLKGDTATNTLKPAIVETGARIQVPLFIDTDTKIRIKTSDYSYVERVK, from the coding sequence ATGGCCACGACCGCAGATTTTCGCAACGGGCTCGTTTTGAATTACAACGGCGAGTTGCACGTCATCACCGAATTTCAGCACGTGAAGCCCGGCAAAGGCCCGGCCTTCGTACGCACCAAACTCCGCAACATCAAAACCGGCCGTGTGCTTGACAACACGTTCAATGCCGGCGTAAAAGTTGAAACGGCTCGCGTAGAGCAACGCCCGCACCAGTACCTGTTCAAAGACGAGTATGGCTACACGTTCATGGACAATGAGACGTTTGAGCAGGTAGTGTTGCCCGAAGCTATGGTGCCCTTCGCCGACCTAATGAAGGAAGGCCAGGTAGCCACCATCCTGTTCCACGCTGAAACCGAGCAGCCTCTCACCGCCGAGCTGCCTACTACGGTTGAACTAGTTGTAACCTACACCGAGCCCGGCCTGAAAGGCGACACAGCTACTAACACGCTGAAGCCCGCTATTGTAGAAACGGGAGCCCGCATTCAGGTGCCACTGTTCATTGATACCGACACCAAAATTCGCATCAAGACCAGCGACTACTCCTATGTCGAAAGAGTCAAATAA
- a CDS encoding leucyl aminopeptidase family protein, translating to MPLSLAYSADFPSFADTVFILPAGTLELPISAAADLPQPIRQYVSDQLAAGEKLICVNQYTHHHYYVVAEEKKTADLQAESLRRAGHKLHAQLKADKVPELFINDLTPNGALALAEGIALTAYQFEGYKTDEKSKKQPDLQLLTLVGPELSTEKVQELNGVLQGVYLARNLVNMPYSHLNATQLANQIEAAGAEAGFNTEILDFVRIEALRMGGLLAVNQGSPEPPTFTIMEYKPEGATNAKPYVLVGKGVVFDTGGLSLKPTPNSMDLMKCDMAGAAVVTGVLTALAKNKVPLHVIGLVPATDNRPGGPALAPSDVITMYSGLTVEVLNTDAEGRLILADALAFAKKYDPELVLDYATLTGSAARAIGIEGIVCMGTADEQVLTELKQAGNRTHERLVEFPLWDEYADHIKSSVADITNLGKAEAGAISAGKFLERFIEGYPWVHFDIAGPAFLTAPDSYRGKGGTGTAVRLTYDFLKRKA from the coding sequence ATGCCCCTATCCCTCGCCTACTCCGCCGATTTTCCCTCGTTTGCGGATACCGTATTTATTTTACCCGCCGGCACCCTGGAACTTCCCATTAGCGCCGCCGCCGACCTGCCTCAGCCCATTCGTCAATACGTCAGCGACCAGCTTGCCGCGGGCGAAAAGCTGATCTGCGTCAACCAATACACCCACCACCATTACTACGTAGTGGCGGAGGAGAAGAAAACCGCCGACTTGCAGGCCGAGTCGCTGCGCCGAGCGGGCCATAAGCTTCACGCTCAGCTGAAAGCCGATAAGGTTCCGGAGCTATTCATCAACGACCTGACGCCGAACGGCGCTCTGGCACTTGCCGAAGGAATTGCTCTCACCGCTTATCAGTTTGAAGGCTACAAAACAGACGAGAAGTCGAAAAAACAGCCCGACCTACAGCTCCTCACGCTGGTTGGCCCTGAGCTTAGCACCGAGAAAGTACAGGAGCTGAATGGCGTGCTGCAAGGCGTATACCTGGCCCGCAACCTGGTAAATATGCCTTATAGCCACCTCAACGCTACCCAGCTGGCTAACCAGATAGAAGCTGCGGGCGCAGAGGCTGGTTTTAACACCGAAATCCTAGATTTTGTGCGTATTGAGGCCTTGCGTATGGGTGGCCTACTGGCCGTGAACCAAGGCAGCCCCGAGCCACCTACATTCACCATCATGGAGTACAAACCGGAGGGTGCCACTAACGCCAAGCCCTACGTGCTGGTGGGGAAAGGGGTGGTGTTCGATACCGGTGGACTCAGCCTGAAGCCCACGCCCAACAGCATGGACCTGATGAAGTGCGACATGGCTGGCGCCGCCGTAGTAACCGGTGTGCTTACGGCCCTGGCCAAAAACAAGGTTCCGCTGCACGTAATTGGCCTCGTGCCTGCTACTGATAACCGCCCCGGCGGCCCCGCCCTAGCGCCCAGCGACGTCATTACCATGTACAGCGGCCTGACCGTGGAAGTGCTGAATACCGATGCTGAGGGCCGCCTGATTCTGGCTGACGCGCTGGCTTTCGCCAAAAAGTATGACCCCGAGTTGGTGCTGGACTACGCCACGCTAACGGGCTCCGCCGCCCGCGCCATTGGTATAGAGGGCATTGTGTGCATGGGCACCGCTGATGAGCAAGTGCTGACGGAACTTAAGCAAGCCGGCAACCGCACGCATGAGCGCCTGGTAGAGTTTCCGCTCTGGGATGAATACGCCGACCATATCAAGAGCAGCGTAGCCGATATCACCAATCTGGGCAAAGCCGAAGCCGGCGCTATATCGGCGGGCAAATTCCTGGAGCGCTTCATTGAAGGCTACCCTTGGGTGCACTTTGATATTGCTGGCCCGGCCTTCCTCACCGCCCCCGACTCGTACCGGGGCAAGGGTGGTACCGGCACTGCCGTGCGCCTCACCTACGATTTCCTGAAGCGTAAAGCCTAA